A genomic region of Candidatus Binatia bacterium contains the following coding sequences:
- a CDS encoding ABC transporter permease: MRNILTITGKEIRSLFVSPIAYVVLTGFLLLGGWFFFNLLFRFSSAVNFYTGMQNIDGLQSLNLNDYVIAPLLHNLTIVLVIMIPIITMRAFAEEKKSGTYELLLTSPLRVTEIVLGKLVGALAFVAIMILLTAIYPGILLLYGNPELGVVAAGYLGLFLLAAVFVSVGLLTSSLTENQIVAAVICFVILLLLYVISWPAETAGAPLGGLLKYLSVTEHFGEMVKGLIDTRDVVYFLSLIVLSLFLTHRAVETSRQS; this comes from the coding sequence ATGCGCAATATATTGACCATCACCGGAAAAGAGATCCGATCTCTTTTCGTTTCCCCGATCGCTTACGTGGTGCTCACCGGCTTCCTGCTTTTGGGCGGCTGGTTTTTCTTTAATCTGCTCTTCCGCTTCAGCTCCGCGGTCAACTTCTACACCGGCATGCAAAATATCGACGGCCTGCAGAGCTTGAATCTGAACGACTACGTGATCGCGCCGCTCTTGCACAATCTCACGATCGTGCTCGTGATCATGATCCCGATCATCACCATGCGCGCGTTCGCGGAAGAAAAGAAAAGCGGAACCTACGAGCTGCTTCTGACCTCGCCGCTCAGGGTGACGGAGATCGTTTTGGGCAAGCTCGTCGGCGCCCTCGCCTTCGTCGCCATCATGATCCTCTTGACGGCGATTTACCCGGGGATTCTCTTACTCTACGGAAATCCGGAGCTCGGAGTCGTGGCCGCCGGTTATCTCGGACTCTTTCTGCTCGCCGCAGTTTTCGTTTCGGTGGGGCTCTTGACCTCGTCGCTGACGGAGAACCAGATCGTCGCCGCCGTCATCTGCTTCGTCATCCTGCTGCTCCTCTACGTCATCTCCTGGCCGGCGGAAACGGCCGGAGCTCCTCTGGGAGGCCTGCTCAAGTATCTGTCGGTCACGGAGCATTTCGGCGAGATGGTCAAGGGGCTGATCGACACCCGGGACGTCGTTTACTTTCTCAGCCTCATCGTTCTGAGCCTTTTTCTCACCCATCGCGCCGTGGAGACCTCGCGCCAGAGTTGA
- a CDS encoding Gldg family protein, translating to MRKFLQISGISGLVLTAFGLVAFFFTGDATDLYVLIHLALGVLCLLVYLVTQGGQLIASMRRRSTRYGLHATLYSLILIGVLILVNFLSTRYHQRWDLTEAKVFSLSPQTIKVLGQLAQDLEIYGFFEKGENPKVTDLIKSYAYHSPRVKFTAVDPDRHPEKTKQFKIQQVNTLHLSYGQETTNITDGTEEAITNAISKLTKPTKKNVLFLTGHGEPKLDDKESPQGYAAAKAALENENYQVKELLLSTQEKVPPETSLLIVAAPEKPLLEHETAAIDAYLKSGGRLLALLPSPGGDSLKSFLGGWGVEVGDDIVVDQQIRLFAGPTLGVEPIAETYNLSHPITREFKERTLFPLVRSVEPAKKDGIEAISLVQTGATSWAEKDLAGIFKQGRAALGSEDKKGPISVAVAVTATLKNLGIEKEGEAKVVAVGSAAFANNRYTNIFFNRDFFLNAANWLVGQEEMISIRPRSIRSSRFQLTEGEGAAIFYLSFLILPEILLIIGLAVWWRRR from the coding sequence ATGAGAAAGTTCCTGCAGATTTCCGGAATTTCCGGCCTCGTGCTGACCGCCTTCGGCCTGGTCGCCTTTTTTTTCACCGGCGACGCCACGGACCTCTATGTCCTGATCCACCTGGCGCTCGGCGTCCTGTGTCTCCTGGTCTACCTCGTCACTCAGGGAGGCCAATTGATCGCATCGATGCGCCGCCGCTCGACGCGCTACGGCCTGCACGCGACGCTCTATTCGTTGATTCTCATAGGCGTTCTGATTCTCGTCAACTTCCTGAGCACGCGCTACCATCAGCGCTGGGATCTGACCGAGGCAAAAGTGTTCAGCCTCTCGCCGCAGACGATCAAAGTGCTCGGCCAGCTCGCCCAGGATTTGGAGATTTACGGTTTTTTTGAAAAAGGCGAAAATCCCAAGGTGACCGATCTCATCAAGAGCTACGCGTATCATTCGCCGCGGGTCAAATTCACCGCGGTCGATCCCGACCGTCACCCGGAGAAGACCAAGCAGTTCAAGATCCAGCAGGTGAACACGCTGCATTTGAGCTATGGACAGGAAACCACGAACATCACCGACGGCACCGAAGAGGCGATCACCAACGCCATCAGCAAGCTCACCAAGCCGACCAAGAAGAACGTCCTGTTCCTGACCGGCCACGGCGAGCCCAAGCTCGACGACAAGGAAAGCCCGCAGGGATACGCCGCCGCCAAAGCCGCTTTGGAGAACGAAAATTATCAGGTGAAGGAGTTGCTCCTCTCGACGCAGGAAAAAGTCCCGCCGGAGACCTCGCTGCTGATCGTCGCCGCCCCGGAAAAACCGCTCCTGGAGCACGAGACCGCGGCGATCGACGCCTATTTGAAAAGCGGCGGGCGGCTCCTGGCGCTGCTCCCCTCGCCCGGCGGCGACAGCCTCAAAAGTTTTCTCGGCGGCTGGGGCGTGGAAGTAGGCGACGATATCGTCGTCGACCAGCAGATCCGGCTGTTCGCCGGACCGACGCTCGGAGTCGAGCCGATCGCGGAGACTTACAACCTCTCCCACCCGATCACGCGCGAGTTCAAGGAGCGGACACTTTTTCCTCTCGTCCGTTCCGTCGAGCCGGCCAAGAAGGACGGAATTGAGGCGATCTCATTGGTCCAGACCGGCGCGACGAGCTGGGCGGAGAAAGATCTCGCCGGCATCTTCAAACAAGGAAGAGCCGCCCTGGGGTCGGAAGACAAGAAAGGGCCCATTTCGGTCGCCGTCGCGGTCACCGCCACGCTCAAAAATCTCGGCATCGAGAAGGAAGGCGAAGCCAAGGTCGTCGCGGTCGGGAGCGCCGCCTTCGCCAACAACCGGTACACCAATATTTTTTTCAACCGGGATTTTTTCCTCAACGCGGCGAACTGGCTGGTCGGACAGGAAGAGATGATCTCCATCCGGCCGCGCTCGATCCGCTCCTCGCGCTTCCAGCTCACCGAAGGCGAAGGCGCGGCGATTTTCTATCTTTCGTTTCTGATCCTGCCGGAAATCCTCCTCATCATCGGCCTCGCCGTATGGTGGCGGAGAAGATAA